In Leopardus geoffroyi isolate Oge1 chromosome D1, O.geoffroyi_Oge1_pat1.0, whole genome shotgun sequence, a single window of DNA contains:
- the COLCA2 gene encoding colorectal cancer-associated protein 2 isoform X1 produces MSEKPKVYQGVRVKITVKELLQQRRAHQAASGGTPSGGNGVRLSDQVLPSSAGLCFEPEPVSSTPSYFQPREFSSCVSCEENTSCLNQIFDSYLQTETHLDPSLTSAQSAPHYFPDSFQAAPFCVSQSLTPGSPSDSSTLSGSLDYSYSPAQLPSYAPENYSSPPSLDTRNCGFPSEDYSYAHLPPDAQYDCFSSAGTSVCYCASCEAEHLDPIRASEYFSYPSSDYVNFAPSAAATSDFYKRGTNCDICYS; encoded by the exons ATGTCGG AAAAACCGAAGGTGTATCAAGGTGTCCGGGTGAAGATAACGGTGAAGGAGTTGCTGCAGCAGAGAAGGGCGCACCAGGCAGCCTCCGGGGGAACC CCGTCCGGAGGCAACGGCGTCCGTCTTTCAGACCAAGTCCTACCGTCTTCTGCAG GGCTGTGTTTTGAGCCTGAACCGGTTTCTTCCACACCCAGTTATTTTCAACCCCGAGAATTTTCCAGTTGTGTTTCTTGTGAGGAAAACACAAGCTGCCTCAACCAGATCTTTGATTCCTACCTTCAGACAGAGACACACCTGGACCCTTCGCTCACTTCCGCGCAAAGTGCTCCACACTATTTCCCTGACAGCTTCCAAGCCGCCCCTTTCTGCGTTAGCCAGAGCCTG ACCCCAGGATCGCCTTCTGATTCCTCCACTCTCTCCGGTTCCTTAGACTACAGTTACTCGCCGGCTCAGCTACCGTCGTATGCTCCAGAGAATTACAGTTCTCCCCCTTCTCTGGACACCAGGAACTGTGGCTTCCCCTCCGAAGACTACTCCTATGCCCACCTGCCCCCGGACGCCCAGTACGACTGCTTCTCCTCAGCCGGCACCTCCGTCTGCTACTGTGCGTCGTGTGAGGCAGAACACTTGGACCCCATCAGGGCATCGGAGTACTTTTCCTACCCCAGCTCAGACTACGTGAACTTTGCCCCCTCTGCAGCGGCCACCAGTGATTTCTATAAGAGGGGGACAAACTGTGACATCTGCTATAGTTAA
- the COLCA2 gene encoding colorectal cancer-associated protein 2 isoform X2: MGPSGGNGVRLSDQVLPSSAGLCFEPEPVSSTPSYFQPREFSSCVSCEENTSCLNQIFDSYLQTETHLDPSLTSAQSAPHYFPDSFQAAPFCVSQSLTPGSPSDSSTLSGSLDYSYSPAQLPSYAPENYSSPPSLDTRNCGFPSEDYSYAHLPPDAQYDCFSSAGTSVCYCASCEAEHLDPIRASEYFSYPSSDYVNFAPSAAATSDFYKRGTNCDICYS; the protein is encoded by the exons ATGGGA CCGTCCGGAGGCAACGGCGTCCGTCTTTCAGACCAAGTCCTACCGTCTTCTGCAG GGCTGTGTTTTGAGCCTGAACCGGTTTCTTCCACACCCAGTTATTTTCAACCCCGAGAATTTTCCAGTTGTGTTTCTTGTGAGGAAAACACAAGCTGCCTCAACCAGATCTTTGATTCCTACCTTCAGACAGAGACACACCTGGACCCTTCGCTCACTTCCGCGCAAAGTGCTCCACACTATTTCCCTGACAGCTTCCAAGCCGCCCCTTTCTGCGTTAGCCAGAGCCTG ACCCCAGGATCGCCTTCTGATTCCTCCACTCTCTCCGGTTCCTTAGACTACAGTTACTCGCCGGCTCAGCTACCGTCGTATGCTCCAGAGAATTACAGTTCTCCCCCTTCTCTGGACACCAGGAACTGTGGCTTCCCCTCCGAAGACTACTCCTATGCCCACCTGCCCCCGGACGCCCAGTACGACTGCTTCTCCTCAGCCGGCACCTCCGTCTGCTACTGTGCGTCGTGTGAGGCAGAACACTTGGACCCCATCAGGGCATCGGAGTACTTTTCCTACCCCAGCTCAGACTACGTGAACTTTGCCCCCTCTGCAGCGGCCACCAGTGATTTCTATAAGAGGGGGACAAACTGTGACATCTGCTATAGTTAA